One genomic window of Halanaerobiales bacterium includes the following:
- a CDS encoding nitroreductase family protein, whose translation METIFTRRSIRKYTDQEVSDELINDLLKAAMAAPSAGNAQTWEFVVIDKQEILDEIPKIHPYSKMVPDASKAILVCGNTKLELYNGFWPQDCSAATQNILLEAEDKGLGAVWLGIYPERDRAENFKELFKLPKHIEPFSLIPVGYPAQEKGKADRFTEDKIHYNKW comes from the coding sequence ATGGAAACAATTTTTACACGTAGAAGTATTAGAAAATATACTGATCAGGAAGTATCAGATGAATTAATTAATGATTTATTAAAAGCTGCTATGGCAGCTCCATCTGCAGGTAATGCTCAAACCTGGGAGTTTGTAGTAATTGATAAACAGGAAATATTAGATGAAATTCCTAAAATACATCCTTATTCAAAGATGGTACCTGATGCTTCAAAAGCAATTCTAGTTTGTGGAAATACAAAATTAGAATTATATAATGGTTTTTGGCCTCAGGATTGTTCTGCTGCTACGCAAAATATTTTACTTGAAGCTGAAGATAAAGGTTTAGGAGCAGTATGGCTTGGAATTTATCCTGAAAGAGATAGAGCTGAAAATTTTAAAGAATTATTTAAACTACCAAAACATATTGAACCTTTTTCTTTAATACCTGTGGGTTACCCTGCCCAGGAGAAAGGAAAAGCAGATAGATTTACAGAGGACAAAATTCATTAT